Proteins encoded in a region of the Dromaius novaehollandiae isolate bDroNov1 chromosome 18, bDroNov1.hap1, whole genome shotgun sequence genome:
- the TEKT3 gene encoding tektin-3 — MELVGSTLTATCAHPRSASANFLPAISAMASSYKNRFPHYALPQGLRLPWRPDAYYRTASITPALAPYSKSSQGLTPSKMLPFVSNRTTLFTRYTPDDWYRSNLTNYKESETSRHSAERLRVDTSRMIQDKDQQTKKTQAESTKNLGERVNDIEFWKSELRHELDKMIGETNALTDTKKRLERALAETEGPLQVAQECLLHREKRMGIDLVHDDVEKQLLTEADVIRSCQERMQRYLDKAIAQLASNRAAQHELEKDLADKQAAHRIDDKCHHLRNTSDGISYYRGVERVDATISVPESWAKFTDDNILRSQSERAASSKLRGDIENLLVVTANEIWNQFNRVNVAFTNRIAETADAKNKIQTHLAKTLQEIFQTEMNIEAIRKAIRDKGPPLKVAHTRLDERTRRPNVELCRDSAQIRLINEVHEIDDMIQSLQQGLRDAEDTLQMLVHTKSTLEHDLAVKANSLFIDQEKCMGMRKTFPNALRLVGYA; from the exons ATGGAGCTTGTTGGCTCTACATTAACGGCAACTTGCGCCCATCCAAGATCAGCATCTGCCAATTTTCTACCTGCCATCAGTGCCATGGCTTCAAGTTATAAGAACCGGTTTCCTCACTATGCCTTGCCTCAGGGTTTGAGGCTTCCCTGGAGACCTGATGCCTATTACAGAACAGCTAGCATTACTCCAGCTTTGGCTCCATATTCCAAAAGCTCCCAGGGGTTAACCCCCAGCAAGATGCTTCCTTTTGTTTCCAATCGAACAACACTCTTCACTCGTTACACCCCTGACGACTGGTACAGGTCCAACCTGACCAACTACAAAGAGTCGGAGACTTCTCGGCACAGTGCAGAGAGACTGAGAGTCGATACTTCCCGGATGATTCAGGACAAAGATCAACAGACGAAGAAAACTCAAGCAGAAAGCACCAAAAATCTGGGCGAACGTGTCAATGATATTGAATTTTGGAAATCAGAGCTCCGCCATGAGCTGGATAAGATGATTGGAGAGACCAATGCACTTACGGACACGAAGAAGCGACTGGAAAGAGCCCTGGCTGAGACGGAGGGCCCTCTCCAG GTAGCCCAAGAGTGCTTGCTTCACCGGGAGAAGAGGATGGGCATCGATCTAGTCCATGATGACGTGGAGAAACAGCTCTTGACA GAGGCCGATGTCATCAGGTCGTGTCAGGAGAGGATGCAGCGGTACCTGGATAAGGCGATCGCCCAGCTCGC GTCCAACAGGGCAGCCCAGCACGAGCTGGAGAAGGATCTGGCTGACAAACAGGCTGCCCACCGCATCGATGACAAGTGCCACCACCTAAGGAACACTTCTGATGGCATCAGTTACTACCGAGGGGTGGAGCGGGTCGATGCTAC GATCTCCGTGCCAGAATCCTGGGCCAAGTTTACGGATGATAATATTCTGCGCTCCCAGAGCGAACGGGCTGCCTCCTCCAAGCTGCGGGGAGACATCGAGAACCTGCTGGTGGTGACCGCCAATGAGATATGGAACCAGTTTAACAGAGTGAACGTCGCCTTCACCAATCGCATTGCAGAGACAGCAGATGCCAAAAATAAGATTCAGACCCACCTAGCTAAG ACTCTGCAGGAAATCTTTCAAACTGAGATGAACATAGAAGCCATTCGAAAAGCCATTCGGGACAAAGGACCACCGTTAAAAGTGGCCCACACCCGGCTGGACGAGCGCACGCGGAGACCAAATGTGGAGCTGTGCCGGGATAGTGCCCAGATACG CCTCATCAATGAGGTCCATGAAATCGATGACATGATCCAGAGCCTTCAGCAGGGGTTGAGGGACGCCGAGGACACGCTGCAAATGTTGGTTCACACCAAGTCGACCTTGGAGCATGACCTAGCTGTCAAGGCAAATTCCCTCTTCATCGACCAGGAGAAGTGTATGGGGATGCGCAAGACCTTCCCCAACGCTCTCCGCCTGGTGGGTTACGCTTAG